A genomic segment from Brienomyrus brachyistius isolate T26 chromosome 9, BBRACH_0.4, whole genome shotgun sequence encodes:
- the LOC125749058 gene encoding frizzled-6-like isoform X1, with protein MMRPHPAPLSLLLGLLLPIHVLAHSYFTCEPIRVPRCLDMAYNMTFFPNMMEHYDQDTAFIRMEPFMPLVNLQCSPNVHHFLCQAFVPACIEPNKVLAPCRALCKTVHADCHKDMAMFDLAWPPELQCDRLDECSTSDDSAPPPAKHATTAKTSASVRRDLGFWCPLPLKTLPGLGSSFLGAKDCAPPCANMYLKPNEVEFAKNFIGVLSVVCLCATLFTFLTFLIDVKRFRYPERPIIFYAVCYSFVSLIYFVGFLLGNNTACNRATVPGAVETVVLGSQNKGCTLLFMLLYFFSTAGTVWWVILTITWFLAAGPKWSCEAIEKKAVWFHSTAWGVPGALTVMLLALNKVEGDSISGVCFVGLYDLHALRYFVLAPLCVGVAVGLSFLLAGIISLNNVRQVIQHDERNQGKLKKFMIRIGVFSGLYLLPLVVLLGCYVYEQAHRGTWENTWINDRCQEYSIPCSYKKKELDRPNLSLFLIKYLMTLVVGISAVFWVGSKKTCSEWAFFFNRTHKKDPISESRRVLQESCEFFLKHNSRVQHKKKQYKHSSHKLKVISKSMGTSTGAATALGDGPGRTSTSGDVQGTSEASPVELVESRAASRGPKSEGKEMAGGGRRSKGGSSGKVSSHSDSFQRVPDGRTTSCDAESKQVTSGQLLNPAHHDGLKGSASVPAPLESKELNERDNSCSNA; from the exons ATGATGAGACCCCACCCAGCTCCGCTGTCCCTGCTTCTGGGACTACTGCTCCCCATCCATGTTCTTGCTCACAGCTACTTCACATGTGAGCCGATCAGGGTGCCCCGCTGCCTGGACATGGCCTACAACATGACCTTCTTCCCTAACATGATGGAGCACTACGACCAGGACACCGCCTTCATCAGGATGGAG CCGTTCATGCCCCTGGTCAACCTCCAGTGCTCCCCGAATGTGCACCACTTCCTCTGTCAGGCCTTTGTTCCGGCCTGCATTGAGCCCAACAAAGTGCTGGCTCCCTGCCGTGCGTTATGTAAGACGGTGCACGCTGACTGCCACAAGGACATGGCCATGTTCGACCTCGCCTGGCCCCCAGAACTGCAGTGTGACAG GCTAGATGAGTGCAGTACTTCTGATGATtcagcccctccccctgcaAAGCATGCAACCACAGCAAAGACCTCTGCATCAGTGAGAAGGGATCTCGGCTTCTGGTGCCCATTGCCTCTCAAGACCCTGCCTGGACTCGGCTCCTCCTTCCTTGGGGCAAAGGACTGTGCGCCGCCTTGCGCCAACATGTACCTCAAGCCGAACGAGGTCGAATTCGCCAAGAACTTCATCGGCGTTCTGTCTGTCGTCTGTCTATGTGCCACGCTCTTCACCTTCCTCACCTTCCTCATAGACGTCAAGCGCTTCCGCTATCCGGAGCGTCCCATCATATTCTACGCCGTCTGTTATAGttttgtgtcactcatctacTTTGTGGGCTTTCTGCTGGGCAACAACACGGCCTGCAATCGGGCGACCGTCCCAGGCGCTGTGGAGACCGTGGTGCTCGGCTCACAAAACAAGGGCTGCACGTTGCTGTTCATGCTGCTCTACTTCTTCTCCACTGCCGGCACCGTCTGGTGGGTCATCCTCACCATCACCTGGTTCTTGGCGGCGGGGCCCAAGTGGAGCTGTGAGGCTATCGAGAAGAAGGCTGTGTGGTTCCACTCGACGGCTTGGGGGGTGCCTGGGGCGCTGACTGTCATGCTTTTGGCGCTGAACAAGGTGGAGGGAGACAGCATCAGTGGGGTGTGCTTCGTGGGCCTCTATGACCTGCACGCCCTGCGTTACTTTGTTCTGGCTCCACTCTGCGTGGGTGTGGCTGTGGGTTTGTCTTTCCTCCTGGCTGGCATCATCTCTCTCAACAACGTGCGGCAGGTCATCCAGCACGACGAGCGCAACCagggaaagttgaaaaagtTCATGATCCGCATCGGCGTATTCAGCGGCCTGTACCTGCTGCCGCTGGTTGTCCTGCTGGGGTGTTATGTCTATGAGCAAGCCCACCGTGGGACGTGGGAGAACACCTGGATCAATGACCGCTGTCAGGAGTACAGTATCCCTTGCTCCTACAAG AAAAAGGAACTGGATCGACCAAACCTGTCCCTGTTCCTAATAAAGTATCTGATGACGCTGGTGGTTGGGATATCGGCTGTGTTTTGGGTCGGCAGCAAGAAGACCTGCTCTGAATGGGCTTTCTTCTTCAACAGGACTCACAAGAAGGA TCCCATCAGCGAGAGTCGCAGAGTTCTGCAGGAGTCCTGCGAGTTCTTCCTGAAGCACAACAGCAGGGTCCAGCACAAGAAGAAGCAGTACAAGCACAGCTCCCACAAGCTTAAGGTCATCTCCAAGTCCATGGGCACCAGCACGGGAGCAGCCACCGCCTTGGGGGATGGTCCGGGCCGAACTTCCACCTCCGGGGACGTCCAGGGCACCTCTGAGGCCTCTCCCGTGGAGCTGGTGGAGTCTAGAGCCGCGAGCCGAGGGCCCAAGTCTGAGGGGAAAGagatggctgggggggggaggcgcaGCAAAGGCGGGAGCTCCGGAAAGGTCAGCAGCCACTCTGACAGTTTCCAGAGGGTCCCAGATGGAAG GACGACGTCATGTGATGCTGAGAGTAAGCAGGTGACCAGCGGCCAGCTCCTCAACCCCGCCCACCATGACGGCTTGAAAGGCTCCGCCTCAGTTCCGGCCCCCCTGGAATCTAAGGAACTCAACGAGAGAGACAACAGCTGCTCCAACGCCTGA
- the LOC125749058 gene encoding frizzled-6-like isoform X2 encodes MAYNMTFFPNMMEHYDQDTAFIRMEPFMPLVNLQCSPNVHHFLCQAFVPACIEPNKVLAPCRALCKTVHADCHKDMAMFDLAWPPELQCDRLDECSTSDDSAPPPAKHATTAKTSASVRRDLGFWCPLPLKTLPGLGSSFLGAKDCAPPCANMYLKPNEVEFAKNFIGVLSVVCLCATLFTFLTFLIDVKRFRYPERPIIFYAVCYSFVSLIYFVGFLLGNNTACNRATVPGAVETVVLGSQNKGCTLLFMLLYFFSTAGTVWWVILTITWFLAAGPKWSCEAIEKKAVWFHSTAWGVPGALTVMLLALNKVEGDSISGVCFVGLYDLHALRYFVLAPLCVGVAVGLSFLLAGIISLNNVRQVIQHDERNQGKLKKFMIRIGVFSGLYLLPLVVLLGCYVYEQAHRGTWENTWINDRCQEYSIPCSYKKKELDRPNLSLFLIKYLMTLVVGISAVFWVGSKKTCSEWAFFFNRTHKKDPISESRRVLQESCEFFLKHNSRVQHKKKQYKHSSHKLKVISKSMGTSTGAATALGDGPGRTSTSGDVQGTSEASPVELVESRAASRGPKSEGKEMAGGGRRSKGGSSGKVSSHSDSFQRVPDGRTTSCDAESKQVTSGQLLNPAHHDGLKGSASVPAPLESKELNERDNSCSNA; translated from the exons ATGGCCTACAACATGACCTTCTTCCCTAACATGATGGAGCACTACGACCAGGACACCGCCTTCATCAGGATGGAG CCGTTCATGCCCCTGGTCAACCTCCAGTGCTCCCCGAATGTGCACCACTTCCTCTGTCAGGCCTTTGTTCCGGCCTGCATTGAGCCCAACAAAGTGCTGGCTCCCTGCCGTGCGTTATGTAAGACGGTGCACGCTGACTGCCACAAGGACATGGCCATGTTCGACCTCGCCTGGCCCCCAGAACTGCAGTGTGACAG GCTAGATGAGTGCAGTACTTCTGATGATtcagcccctccccctgcaAAGCATGCAACCACAGCAAAGACCTCTGCATCAGTGAGAAGGGATCTCGGCTTCTGGTGCCCATTGCCTCTCAAGACCCTGCCTGGACTCGGCTCCTCCTTCCTTGGGGCAAAGGACTGTGCGCCGCCTTGCGCCAACATGTACCTCAAGCCGAACGAGGTCGAATTCGCCAAGAACTTCATCGGCGTTCTGTCTGTCGTCTGTCTATGTGCCACGCTCTTCACCTTCCTCACCTTCCTCATAGACGTCAAGCGCTTCCGCTATCCGGAGCGTCCCATCATATTCTACGCCGTCTGTTATAGttttgtgtcactcatctacTTTGTGGGCTTTCTGCTGGGCAACAACACGGCCTGCAATCGGGCGACCGTCCCAGGCGCTGTGGAGACCGTGGTGCTCGGCTCACAAAACAAGGGCTGCACGTTGCTGTTCATGCTGCTCTACTTCTTCTCCACTGCCGGCACCGTCTGGTGGGTCATCCTCACCATCACCTGGTTCTTGGCGGCGGGGCCCAAGTGGAGCTGTGAGGCTATCGAGAAGAAGGCTGTGTGGTTCCACTCGACGGCTTGGGGGGTGCCTGGGGCGCTGACTGTCATGCTTTTGGCGCTGAACAAGGTGGAGGGAGACAGCATCAGTGGGGTGTGCTTCGTGGGCCTCTATGACCTGCACGCCCTGCGTTACTTTGTTCTGGCTCCACTCTGCGTGGGTGTGGCTGTGGGTTTGTCTTTCCTCCTGGCTGGCATCATCTCTCTCAACAACGTGCGGCAGGTCATCCAGCACGACGAGCGCAACCagggaaagttgaaaaagtTCATGATCCGCATCGGCGTATTCAGCGGCCTGTACCTGCTGCCGCTGGTTGTCCTGCTGGGGTGTTATGTCTATGAGCAAGCCCACCGTGGGACGTGGGAGAACACCTGGATCAATGACCGCTGTCAGGAGTACAGTATCCCTTGCTCCTACAAG AAAAAGGAACTGGATCGACCAAACCTGTCCCTGTTCCTAATAAAGTATCTGATGACGCTGGTGGTTGGGATATCGGCTGTGTTTTGGGTCGGCAGCAAGAAGACCTGCTCTGAATGGGCTTTCTTCTTCAACAGGACTCACAAGAAGGA TCCCATCAGCGAGAGTCGCAGAGTTCTGCAGGAGTCCTGCGAGTTCTTCCTGAAGCACAACAGCAGGGTCCAGCACAAGAAGAAGCAGTACAAGCACAGCTCCCACAAGCTTAAGGTCATCTCCAAGTCCATGGGCACCAGCACGGGAGCAGCCACCGCCTTGGGGGATGGTCCGGGCCGAACTTCCACCTCCGGGGACGTCCAGGGCACCTCTGAGGCCTCTCCCGTGGAGCTGGTGGAGTCTAGAGCCGCGAGCCGAGGGCCCAAGTCTGAGGGGAAAGagatggctgggggggggaggcgcaGCAAAGGCGGGAGCTCCGGAAAGGTCAGCAGCCACTCTGACAGTTTCCAGAGGGTCCCAGATGGAAG GACGACGTCATGTGATGCTGAGAGTAAGCAGGTGACCAGCGGCCAGCTCCTCAACCCCGCCCACCATGACGGCTTGAAAGGCTCCGCCTCAGTTCCGGCCCCCCTGGAATCTAAGGAACTCAACGAGAGAGACAACAGCTGCTCCAACGCCTGA